A single window of Flavobacterium aestivum DNA harbors:
- a CDS encoding AMP-binding protein yields the protein MINTVTYKNVHNFFKLNGYHLTKEDLCRVAYSFIKEGEDYEQSVGEFLLDWFDDKEYIEMYTSGTTGTPKKIEIRKEAMVQSAIATGDFFGLQPGNRVLHCLPTNFVAGKMMFVRSFILGLDMDFVAPSSNPLYHNDEEYDFAAMVPLQAKNSIDKLANIKKIIIGGMKIQKSLEQELIKLPVQIYETYGMTETITHIAAKKIGEEAFSTLPNVTVSVNENQCLVVEAKKINNEKIVTNDIVNLVSDSQFVWLGRFDNVINSGGIKLMPEQIEDKLSAVIPRRYFVDGEPDDTLGEKVVLYIEGEEIKLDKSVFNVLDKYEKPKEIIFIPKFKETPTGKIMRDESKKLIIEK from the coding sequence ATGATTAATACAGTAACCTATAAAAATGTCCATAATTTTTTTAAATTAAATGGATATCACTTGACTAAAGAAGACTTATGTAGAGTAGCTTATAGTTTTATAAAAGAAGGGGAGGATTACGAGCAATCTGTTGGGGAATTCTTATTAGATTGGTTTGATGATAAAGAGTATATCGAAATGTATACATCTGGAACTACCGGAACGCCAAAAAAAATAGAAATAAGAAAAGAAGCTATGGTTCAATCTGCAATTGCAACAGGTGACTTTTTTGGACTACAACCCGGTAATAGAGTTTTACATTGTTTGCCTACCAATTTTGTTGCTGGTAAAATGATGTTTGTTCGATCTTTTATTTTAGGATTAGACATGGATTTTGTAGCTCCAAGTTCTAATCCGTTATATCATAATGACGAAGAATATGATTTTGCAGCGATGGTACCTTTGCAAGCCAAGAATTCTATAGATAAATTGGCGAACATCAAAAAAATAATCATTGGGGGGATGAAGATTCAGAAATCCTTGGAACAAGAATTGATTAAATTACCCGTTCAAATTTACGAAACATATGGGATGACGGAGACCATCACTCATATTGCCGCGAAAAAAATTGGTGAAGAGGCTTTTTCTACCTTACCTAATGTTACCGTTTCTGTCAATGAAAACCAGTGTTTAGTTGTTGAAGCGAAAAAAATCAATAACGAAAAAATTGTTACGAATGATATTGTAAACTTGGTTTCGGACAGTCAATTTGTTTGGTTGGGAAGATTTGATAATGTTATCAATAGTGGCGGTATAAAATTGATGCCGGAACAAATAGAAGATAAATTGTCTGCGGTAATACCTAGACGTTATTTTGTAGATGGTGAGCCTGATGATACATTGGGCGAAAAAGTGGTTCTTTATATAGAAGGGGAAGAAATCAAATTAGATAAATCTGTTTTCAATGTATTAGACAAATATGAAAAACCGAAAGAAATTATTTTTATCCCTAAGTTTAAAGAAACCCCTACAGGGAAAATAATGAGAGATGAAAGTAAAAAACTGATAATAGAAAAATAG
- a CDS encoding S41 family peptidase, producing the protein MKKIFFLSFYCLLFLQCTSVKKHNEHLNDLIPEKDLRADVDFTYKKLQRLQPKLYWYISKNELDYKFDSLKNTITKPMTSFDFYKKLSPVVASIHQGHLIVTPSLKILSKAEKKALKDKGISPFLQFDFDIINDKMYVIKNKSENKAIKTGAEVIAINNKKISELIPEYNTLFTSDGYNKTFKRKRMSYMLPAFYNNENGIQDSIQYSFKQNDSIHEISIKRKKTERPKANKIKANVAATTVTPTSEQKKKIKKDKSIYGYNEITKTNNRDLKFIEKDSSVALLKIKHFDLGNPNRFYEESFSKMQLNKTKTLIIDLRNNPGGAVNEIANLYSYLSDSTFVFIDPYEVVSKTSLIEKTPFSKYPLLAKILITPFYAPVAYFKVHKADNGKYYSSNSQSKPKPINKNAFKGKIYVMINGGTFSAASIISSNLKGSKRATFVGEETGGAYNGSVAGIMPTIKLPHSEIKIMMGLMVVAPFYKTNPEGRGVFPDKEIIPTISDYINGKDPELNWILEDIRKNPIIPKENLKNENVTLK; encoded by the coding sequence ATGAAAAAAATATTCTTTCTTTCGTTTTACTGTTTACTATTCCTCCAATGTACATCCGTAAAGAAACATAATGAACACCTAAATGACTTAATCCCTGAAAAAGATTTAAGAGCCGATGTGGATTTCACTTATAAAAAATTGCAACGATTACAGCCCAAATTGTATTGGTATATTTCAAAAAACGAATTAGATTATAAATTCGATAGCTTAAAAAATACCATTACAAAACCTATGACCAGTTTTGACTTCTATAAAAAGCTAAGTCCAGTGGTAGCCTCAATACATCAAGGTCATTTGATAGTTACACCATCATTAAAGATCTTGAGTAAAGCCGAAAAGAAAGCTCTCAAGGATAAAGGAATTAGTCCGTTTTTACAGTTTGATTTTGATATCATAAACGACAAAATGTATGTTATAAAAAACAAATCTGAAAATAAAGCCATAAAAACAGGAGCAGAAGTTATCGCCATTAATAATAAAAAAATAAGCGAATTAATTCCTGAATACAATACCTTATTCACCTCAGACGGTTACAATAAAACATTCAAAAGAAAAAGAATGTCCTATATGCTTCCTGCTTTTTACAACAATGAAAATGGCATTCAGGATAGTATACAATATAGTTTCAAGCAAAATGATTCTATTCATGAAATTAGCATTAAGAGAAAAAAAACTGAGCGGCCAAAAGCAAATAAGATAAAAGCAAATGTGGCAGCAACCACAGTTACTCCTACATCTGAACAAAAGAAAAAAATAAAAAAGGATAAAAGTATTTACGGTTATAATGAAATTACAAAAACAAACAATCGGGATTTAAAATTCATAGAGAAAGACAGCAGTGTTGCTCTACTTAAAATTAAACACTTCGACTTAGGCAATCCGAACCGCTTTTATGAAGAAAGTTTTAGCAAAATGCAATTGAATAAAACTAAGACTTTGATTATCGATTTACGGAATAATCCTGGAGGTGCTGTAAACGAAATTGCAAATTTATATAGTTATTTATCGGATTCTACTTTTGTGTTCATAGATCCCTATGAGGTTGTTTCCAAAACTAGTTTGATTGAAAAAACACCATTTAGCAAGTATCCATTACTGGCCAAAATTTTGATAACACCGTTTTATGCGCCAGTTGCTTATTTTAAAGTTCATAAAGCCGATAATGGCAAATATTATTCTTCAAATTCACAGTCAAAACCTAAGCCAATAAACAAAAATGCATTCAAAGGCAAGATATATGTAATGATTAACGGAGGTACTTTTTCGGCTGCAAGTATTATTTCATCCAATTTAAAAGGTTCCAAAAGAGCCACATTTGTAGGCGAAGAAACAGGAGGTGCTTATAATGGCAGTGTAGCTGGAATAATGCCAACAATTAAACTGCCTCATTCTGAAATAAAAATAATGATGGGTTTAATGGTAGTTGCTCCATTTTACAAGACAAATCCAGAAGGACGCGGTGTTTTCCCTGACAAGGAAATTATACCAACAATATCTGATTACATCAATGGAAAAGATCCGGAACTAAATTGGATATTAGAAGATATCAGAAAGAATCCGATAATTCCTAAAGAAAATCTAAAGAACGAAAACGTTACTCTAAAATAA
- a CDS encoding CPBP family intramembrane glutamic endopeptidase, with amino-acid sequence MFLEQGIKEENKFWKYLMGTVFIIAASFMGQLPMLLAIVYETVFHGKIYPSSDEELMHFFEPNLALFLVLLSFVFALFAIYFVVRFLHQQTLLSIITSRSALDWERVWFSFGIWSIFTIGSTLLLWFFSPSDFVLNFKLVPFLVLVLIGALFIPIQTSVEELVFRGYLMQGFANLSRNRWFPLVMTSVIFGLMHLGNPEVSKLGNVIMIYYIGTGFLLGIIALMDEGMELTLGFHAANNLIGALLVTSDWSALQTNSIFKDVSETEVGIDIIMPVVVVYPLLLFIFGKKYNWTNWKEKLTGKIV; translated from the coding sequence ATGTTTTTAGAGCAAGGAATAAAAGAAGAAAATAAATTTTGGAAGTATTTAATGGGGACTGTATTCATAATAGCTGCTTCTTTTATGGGGCAATTACCCATGTTGTTGGCTATTGTATATGAAACTGTTTTTCATGGAAAAATATATCCTTCCAGCGATGAGGAACTGATGCATTTTTTTGAACCCAATTTGGCTTTGTTTTTAGTTCTCCTTTCTTTTGTTTTTGCGCTATTCGCAATTTATTTTGTAGTTCGCTTTTTGCATCAGCAAACACTACTGTCCATTATTACATCAAGATCAGCATTGGATTGGGAGAGAGTTTGGTTTTCCTTTGGTATCTGGTCTATTTTTACAATTGGTTCTACGTTATTGTTATGGTTTTTTAGTCCAAGCGATTTTGTATTAAATTTTAAGCTCGTTCCATTTTTGGTTTTAGTACTAATTGGGGCTTTATTTATACCAATTCAGACCTCAGTAGAAGAATTAGTATTTCGAGGTTATTTGATGCAAGGATTTGCTAATTTATCCAGAAACAGATGGTTTCCTTTGGTTATGACCTCGGTTATCTTTGGATTGATGCATCTTGGTAATCCTGAAGTTTCTAAGTTGGGTAATGTAATTATGATTTATTATATAGGGACAGGATTTCTTTTGGGAATAATAGCATTGATGGATGAAGGGATGGAACTTACCTTGGGTTTTCATGCAGCTAATAACTTAATTGGAGCCTTATTGGTAACATCAGATTGGTCTGCGCTTCAAACCAATTCTATTTTTAAAGATGTGTCGGAAACCGAGGTTGGGATTGATATTATTATGCCAGTAGTGGTGGTTTATCCTTTGCTTTTATTTATATTTGGTAAGAAATACAATTGGACTAATTGGAAAGAAAAGCTAACTGGAAAGATTGTTTGA
- the arsC gene encoding arsenate reductase (glutaredoxin) (This arsenate reductase requires both glutathione and glutaredoxin to convert arsenate to arsenite, after which the efflux transporter formed by ArsA and ArsB can extrude the arsenite from the cell, providing resistance.), with translation MIQIYHNQRCGKSRNCLLMLEESNNEFEIINYLVTPPTAAELTTLLQKLGLTPIELVRQKEKIWIENFKGKTLTPDEIIQAMVENPILIERPILVKDDKAIIGRDPDKVTPFL, from the coding sequence ATGATACAAATATACCATAATCAGCGTTGCGGAAAATCAAGAAACTGTCTACTAATGTTGGAAGAATCCAACAACGAATTTGAAATCATTAATTACCTAGTAACTCCACCAACCGCCGCTGAGTTGACTACATTACTTCAGAAGTTAGGCCTTACCCCAATTGAACTGGTGCGCCAGAAAGAAAAGATTTGGATAGAAAATTTTAAAGGCAAAACATTGACTCCAGACGAAATCATTCAAGCCATGGTAGAAAACCCTATTCTAATAGAAAGACCTATTCTTGTAAAAGATGACAAAGCCATTATCGGAAGAGATCCGGATAAAGTTACTCCCTTCTTGTAG
- a CDS encoding DoxX family protein, with translation MNNVKSLNKWANRHTYLPVDLLRMALGVFLFMKGVHFITNIQYLVDLMSPIDKFEGGMWGMFIVHYIAPAHMIGGILIFCGLLTRWAIIGQLPILIGAIVINFMGEMHHQNLFVALIILAACIFFLFYGSGKNSADYFFKMRQ, from the coding sequence ATGAATAATGTAAAAAGCTTAAATAAATGGGCCAATAGGCACACTTATTTACCAGTAGATTTACTCCGAATGGCATTGGGAGTATTTTTATTTATGAAAGGAGTGCATTTCATTACAAACATTCAATATTTAGTTGATTTAATGTCTCCCATTGATAAATTTGAAGGAGGTATGTGGGGAATGTTTATAGTTCATTACATAGCACCGGCTCATATGATTGGAGGTATTTTAATTTTCTGTGGGTTGCTAACTCGTTGGGCAATAATAGGTCAACTACCTATTCTAATAGGTGCTATAGTGATCAATTTCATGGGAGAAATGCACCACCAAAATTTATTTGTAGCCTTAATTATCCTTGCAGCCTGCATATTTTTCTTATTTTACGGTAGCGGAAAAAACTCTGCTGATTATTTCTTCAAAATGAGACAATAA
- a CDS encoding Dyp-type peroxidase has translation MKELNFEDRFEEVWKHCQRGLVYPSPFAIFATFWMNKTVTRSQLANLMASLRLQINNDDELSHKNTTVVLGVSFSNWKTICEEEGKSVPKGMTLKYPTITDPNLSQVFEESNGIFQDSIGDIWFHIKSDNENACKKVLDLIVTSLKSDTESYFAQEAASKSTKEDGHNGKVLGCRFSENLNNPSDPITIAKHTIIGCDDIDHFGGSFVLAQRFLINWNQINMMSEDQIEDLIGRKTNDTIIPDRDSRSHIKSARVQDENGNTTPVLRLGLPFGKAKQSNSGFRAPKSVTVSDEEGIYFAGFCKEIGILEDIMKNQIGPDSGFMNDRLFNHLKSDLGGFFYIPSIDDLELDTMKDYSNDFSSMEEGNWSRFPGVDWSRLDRHYQNASENGLMYYNHQNYLFTMSTGIHKVYPFFFARPSNRILSLLENIFSLWQDNWYYNRKQEEIKEDIAYYINQYSGQDKPSDIMKESIMVRKGWAIRLSLQLFSSPDYGFRGRKIKLKNGSLVPYSSYLENEGEVIYGSDTFRISPEEIIVGAMPNLTLGEGRYVMKYLSEAERLDGFLNNLSEASGVGHVIPNYEKALNRGLKALKEEVLDYEKKATTQEKKDLYRSAYLSLEGISEYFLNYAELARKTAAKMDKGQDWEKQNLESIAYRMTKLATEKPETLIEAVQLIFTLHSCLHLNGEPTAMGRLDQLLQPFYEKDDITEETAQEIIDAFYIKLDEKVQQNRIFMEDHQPFGNLAMGGSSGPYPQGASLGQWIQQITVGGTIADGTTDFEDTKPAYNDMTKLFIRSSGRLPLNAPCLSLRTRKDIPDELLEEAAHAVLSGGAHPILLNDEKIINGLYHSGDNIGGKLNQETKSWNPSVSMKSAQNYACDGCYEPQFPGENWFSLGGFSTLQPLECALNQGRTYSSAGQSYLFGQTVSLNSKPADQIKSFDELIKIYFQHFELLNRKAFNGQLMGYGANTKFCPSPILNVLMDDCLAKGQDFYSGGTKYNIYGPCYISLSSTINSLYAIKKMVFDDKNAVTTLPELLECLCCDWGHKMTEPFISNLAGESRIASRSERFKQLREVALALPRYGRGNQEIDSFGNTIVENVAKIAMQTFTEPWTQLYETLKNMTTRFGSEEFPFGIQLQPGVGTFENHVEMGSWNGASADGRRLGTTVASDLSSTPSPADLPIEHQEASFKQSLAGFEGTGTDMMTDGAPTDYNIDENFPVEKLVEVMKQFAQGKSSNILTVTVADPDTFTKAVDSPEQYDLLRVRTGGWTNFFTSVFPTIQDQHRRRPVSTPAEVNKDKNKTKGCPFHHKVEQEVIDEE, from the coding sequence ATGAAAGAATTAAACTTTGAAGATCGATTTGAAGAAGTATGGAAACATTGTCAAAGAGGATTGGTTTATCCCTCCCCTTTTGCCATTTTCGCCACTTTTTGGATGAACAAAACCGTAACCCGTTCCCAATTGGCCAACTTGATGGCTTCGTTACGTTTACAGATTAATAACGACGACGAGCTAAGCCATAAAAACACTACTGTTGTTTTGGGAGTTTCTTTTAGTAACTGGAAAACCATCTGCGAAGAGGAAGGAAAATCTGTTCCGAAAGGAATGACATTGAAATATCCAACAATTACCGATCCGAATCTTTCTCAAGTTTTTGAAGAATCTAATGGTATTTTTCAAGATTCAATTGGCGACATTTGGTTTCATATCAAAAGTGATAATGAAAACGCTTGCAAAAAAGTATTAGATCTTATTGTTACTTCATTAAAATCAGATACTGAGTCTTATTTTGCACAAGAAGCCGCATCAAAATCGACTAAGGAAGACGGTCATAACGGAAAAGTGTTAGGCTGCCGTTTCTCCGAAAATTTAAATAACCCTTCAGATCCTATTACCATAGCCAAGCACACCATTATTGGCTGTGATGACATCGATCATTTTGGAGGTTCTTTTGTATTGGCCCAACGATTTTTAATCAATTGGAACCAAATCAATATGATGTCCGAAGATCAGATAGAAGATTTAATAGGAAGAAAAACAAACGATACCATTATCCCGGATCGTGATTCTCGTTCCCATATCAAATCAGCAAGGGTACAGGACGAAAATGGAAATACAACTCCAGTACTTCGTTTAGGATTGCCTTTTGGAAAAGCGAAACAATCCAACTCAGGTTTCAGAGCACCAAAATCAGTAACGGTTTCTGATGAGGAAGGAATCTATTTTGCAGGTTTCTGCAAAGAGATTGGTATCCTTGAAGACATTATGAAAAACCAAATTGGTCCTGATAGTGGCTTCATGAACGACCGTCTATTCAATCACTTGAAATCGGATTTAGGAGGTTTTTTCTATATTCCAAGCATCGACGATTTAGAATTGGACACTATGAAAGACTATTCTAATGATTTTTCTTCGATGGAAGAAGGCAATTGGTCTAGATTTCCGGGAGTAGATTGGTCTCGCTTGGATCGTCACTATCAAAATGCATCCGAAAACGGTCTGATGTATTACAATCATCAAAATTATCTTTTCACGATGTCAACCGGCATACATAAAGTTTATCCATTTTTTTTTGCCCGTCCATCTAATCGTATCCTGAGCTTACTTGAAAACATATTCTCTTTATGGCAGGACAACTGGTATTACAATAGAAAGCAAGAAGAAATAAAAGAAGACATTGCTTATTACATTAATCAATATAGCGGACAAGACAAACCTTCTGACATCATGAAAGAATCTATCATGGTTCGAAAAGGTTGGGCTATCCGTTTAAGTTTACAGCTTTTCAGCTCGCCTGATTATGGTTTTAGAGGAAGAAAAATAAAACTAAAAAACGGTTCACTAGTTCCATATTCCTCTTATTTGGAGAACGAGGGAGAAGTAATTTACGGTTCAGATACCTTTAGAATTTCACCAGAAGAAATCATTGTAGGTGCTATGCCAAACTTAACTTTGGGAGAAGGGCGTTATGTAATGAAATACCTTTCGGAAGCAGAGCGTTTGGATGGATTCCTTAACAATCTTAGTGAAGCTTCGGGAGTTGGGCACGTAATTCCAAATTACGAAAAAGCCTTAAATAGAGGTTTAAAAGCTCTAAAAGAGGAAGTCTTGGATTATGAGAAAAAAGCAACAACACAAGAGAAGAAAGACTTGTACCGTTCTGCTTATCTATCTCTGGAAGGAATCTCAGAATACTTTCTAAACTACGCCGAATTGGCTCGAAAAACAGCCGCCAAAATGGATAAAGGGCAGGATTGGGAAAAACAAAATCTGGAATCCATTGCCTATAGAATGACAAAATTGGCTACCGAAAAACCAGAAACTTTAATCGAAGCTGTACAATTAATTTTCACCCTACACAGTTGCCTGCATTTAAATGGAGAACCTACTGCAATGGGAAGATTAGATCAATTGCTACAACCTTTCTATGAAAAAGACGATATCACCGAAGAAACTGCACAGGAAATTATAGATGCTTTCTACATTAAGTTGGATGAGAAAGTACAGCAAAACCGTATCTTCATGGAAGATCACCAGCCTTTTGGTAATTTAGCCATGGGAGGAAGTTCAGGACCTTATCCGCAAGGTGCATCTTTGGGACAATGGATCCAGCAAATTACTGTGGGAGGAACAATTGCCGATGGTACAACAGACTTTGAAGATACCAAACCTGCCTATAACGACATGACAAAACTGTTCATTCGTTCATCAGGTCGTTTACCATTAAACGCACCATGTCTATCCCTTAGAACCCGAAAAGACATTCCGGATGAATTACTGGAAGAAGCCGCACATGCTGTACTTTCCGGAGGAGCCCACCCTATTTTATTGAACGATGAAAAAATCATCAACGGATTATATCACAGTGGTGATAACATAGGTGGAAAACTAAATCAGGAAACCAAAAGCTGGAATCCATCGGTTTCCATGAAATCTGCCCAAAACTATGCCTGCGACGGTTGCTACGAACCACAGTTCCCAGGTGAGAACTGGTTCTCATTGGGTGGATTTTCTACTTTACAGCCTTTAGAATGTGCCTTAAACCAAGGACGCACCTATTCATCTGCTGGACAAAGTTATTTGTTCGGACAAACGGTTTCCTTAAATTCGAAACCAGCAGACCAGATCAAAAGCTTTGACGAATTGATAAAAATCTATTTCCAACACTTCGAATTGCTCAACCGTAAAGCATTCAACGGTCAATTAATGGGTTATGGAGCCAATACCAAATTTTGCCCATCTCCTATCCTGAATGTTCTCATGGACGATTGTCTTGCAAAAGGACAGGACTTTTACAGCGGTGGTACAAAATACAACATCTACGGTCCGTGCTACATCTCGTTAAGCTCAACAATCAATTCCTTGTATGCCATAAAAAAAATGGTGTTTGATGATAAAAATGCAGTAACTACATTACCAGAACTCTTAGAATGCCTTTGCTGTGATTGGGGACATAAAATGACTGAACCATTTATCAGCAACTTGGCCGGAGAATCCAGAATTGCGTCCCGCTCTGAACGTTTCAAGCAATTAAGAGAGGTTGCCCTAGCTTTACCTCGTTACGGAAGAGGTAATCAGGAAATTGACTCTTTCGGAAATACGATAGTAGAAAACGTTGCTAAAATTGCTATGCAAACTTTTACGGAACCTTGGACACAATTGTATGAAACTCTAAAAAACATGACGACTCGTTTTGGTTCCGAAGAGTTTCCTTTTGGAATTCAACTACAACCTGGTGTTGGAACTTTTGAGAACCATGTCGAAATGGGTTCATGGAACGGAGCCAGTGCAGACGGTAGAAGATTGGGTACTACTGTTGCATCCGACTTAAGTTCGACACCAAGTCCTGCAGATTTACCTATTGAACACCAAGAAGCAAGTTTCAAACAATCTCTTGCTGGCTTTGAAGGAACTGGTACAGATATGATGACCGATGGTGCTCCTACAGATTATAACATTGACGAAAACTTCCCTGTCGAAAAATTAGTTGAGGTAATGAAACAATTTGCCCAAGGTAAGTCTTCCAATATTCTTACTGTGACGGTAGCTGATCCTGACACTTTCACAAAAGCGGTAGATTCTCCTGAGCAGTATGACTTATTGCGCGTACGAACAGGTGGTTGGACAAACTTCTTTACATCGGTATTCCCTACAATTCAGGATCAACACCGCAGAAGACCTGTCTCTACACCGGCTGAAGTAAATAAGGACAAAAACAAAACAAAAGGATGTCCTTTCCATCACAAAGTAGAACAAGAAGTGATAGATGAAGAATAA
- a CDS encoding outer membrane beta-barrel family protein, producing the protein MKNFKLTVILLFLFFGLTNFAQQGPPTRAKIKVTGKIVDKASNHPLEYATITLKNTKIPKAVTGGITNNKGEFEAEVFPGVYDIVIEFISFKSIEIKQKEILEKTSLGTIGLEEDASQLNEVVVRSEKTSVEIKLDKKVYNVGQDMMVKGGTVSDVLDNVPSVSVDTDGNVSLRGSDNIRILIDGRPSYAVNIAEALRQLPADAIDKVEVITNPSARYDAEGGSGIINIILKKGKNQGFNGTLIASTGIPETYGLSANVNYKTEKLNYFTTAGYNHRTNKGGGKTNSEYFNEDGSIKNFLDEDRDTKRTRDGFNGRAGIEWTVAPNTYWTNAINFEKNTGEDNDLINYSNYDASHIFTGTSYRLNNGDTGSENISYTSNLIKNFNDKGHKLTVDGSISRNTDDSQSIITGSNNYNNTLNDQVQKQAQLQADYVLPLGEGSQFEAGYKGNFGDLNNKYYVLDDQGVRIDNLSNTLEYKETINALYTQYGFKKNKFSYLFGLRWEDTSIHVNLLDTNDFNAKKYNNLFPSAFISYEISDQSNFTTSYSKRLTRPRGRFMNPAVNYSSNVNIFQGNPDLDPSLTDKFDVGYIKRWEKVTFNTSAYFENTKDVFSFVRSPTGDDVNGIPVILSRPINLGKEQKFGFEFTLNYNPFKIWRINSNFNLYNVKTTGENSYTDTNGNLVVQNLDNQANTWFARVSSKLTLPYKIDWQLNATYNGAQKTAQGKNLDQFSMNTAFSKDLLKDKATIAFNISDIFNTRIMRSYTYLENQTSYGEMQFRKRQFNLSFTYRFNKGKNDKEKQQPKKNQEENNGDFPG; encoded by the coding sequence ATGAAAAATTTCAAACTTACTGTAATTCTCCTATTTTTATTTTTTGGTCTTACCAATTTTGCGCAACAAGGCCCTCCAACCAGAGCCAAAATAAAAGTTACAGGTAAAATAGTAGATAAAGCTAGCAATCATCCTCTTGAATATGCTACTATCACATTAAAAAACACTAAAATTCCTAAAGCTGTAACCGGAGGTATAACAAACAATAAAGGAGAATTTGAAGCTGAGGTTTTTCCTGGGGTATACGATATTGTAATAGAATTCATATCGTTTAAATCAATTGAAATCAAACAAAAAGAAATACTCGAAAAAACTTCATTGGGTACAATTGGTCTGGAAGAAGATGCTTCACAATTGAACGAAGTTGTGGTACGTTCTGAAAAAACATCGGTAGAAATAAAACTGGACAAAAAAGTATACAACGTTGGTCAGGATATGATGGTAAAAGGCGGAACTGTAAGTGATGTTTTAGACAATGTTCCATCAGTTTCTGTTGATACCGACGGAAATGTGAGCTTAAGAGGAAGTGATAATATCCGAATTTTAATTGATGGAAGACCATCTTATGCCGTAAATATCGCCGAAGCGTTAAGACAACTTCCTGCTGATGCCATTGATAAAGTTGAAGTTATCACGAATCCATCTGCACGATATGATGCAGAAGGTGGTTCTGGGATAATCAATATCATTCTTAAAAAAGGTAAAAATCAGGGGTTCAACGGAACTCTTATAGCTTCAACGGGAATCCCGGAGACCTATGGTTTAAGTGCCAATGTAAATTATAAAACAGAAAAATTAAACTACTTCACTACTGCGGGTTACAATCACAGAACAAACAAAGGTGGCGGTAAAACGAATTCAGAATATTTCAATGAAGACGGTTCTATCAAAAACTTTTTGGATGAAGATCGTGACACAAAGAGAACCAGAGATGGTTTTAATGGAAGAGCCGGTATTGAATGGACAGTGGCCCCAAATACATATTGGACAAATGCTATCAATTTCGAAAAGAATACTGGTGAAGACAATGATTTAATTAACTACAGCAACTATGATGCATCACATATTTTTACGGGTACATCTTACCGTTTGAACAATGGAGATACAGGTAGCGAAAACATTTCATATACATCAAACTTAATTAAAAACTTCAACGACAAAGGACACAAACTTACTGTTGATGGTTCTATTTCAAGAAATACTGATGATAGCCAAAGCATTATTACAGGCTCAAACAATTATAACAACACCTTAAATGATCAGGTACAAAAACAAGCACAATTGCAGGCTGATTATGTACTCCCACTAGGAGAAGGAAGTCAGTTTGAAGCTGGATACAAAGGAAATTTTGGTGATTTAAACAATAAATATTATGTTCTTGACGATCAAGGCGTAAGAATCGATAATTTATCTAATACCTTAGAATACAAAGAAACCATCAATGCACTTTATACACAATATGGTTTCAAGAAAAATAAATTCTCTTATTTATTTGGATTGCGTTGGGAAGACACCAGTATTCATGTAAACTTATTAGATACCAACGATTTCAATGCTAAAAAATACAACAACTTGTTTCCGAGTGCTTTTATCAGTTATGAAATTTCAGATCAAAGTAACTTCACTACAAGCTACAGCAAACGTTTAACCAGACCAAGAGGACGTTTCATGAATCCAGCTGTAAACTATTCTAGTAACGTTAATATTTTTCAGGGAAATCCTGATTTGGATCCGTCCCTAACAGACAAATTTGATGTTGGATATATCAAACGTTGGGAAAAAGTAACATTTAATACATCTGCTTATTTTGAAAACACAAAAGATGTTTTCAGCTTTGTGAGGTCTCCTACCGGCGATGATGTAAATGGAATTCCAGTTATTTTGAGCCGACCTATTAACTTAGGAAAAGAGCAAAAATTTGGTTTTGAATTTACTTTAAACTATAATCCATTCAAAATATGGAGAATAAACAGTAATTTCAATTTATATAATGTAAAAACAACCGGAGAAAACAGCTATACGGACACAAACGGCAATCTTGTTGTACAAAATCTTGACAACCAAGCCAATACTTGGTTTGCAAGAGTTAGTTCTAAACTAACATTACCGTACAAAATAGACTGGCAATTGAATGCTACCTACAATGGTGCTCAAAAAACAGCACAAGGAAAAAATCTAGATCAGTTTAGTATGAACACCGCTTTCAGCAAAGATTTACTAAAAGACAAAGCAACAATAGCGTTCAATATCAGTGATATTTTCAACACGAGAATTATGAGATCTTATACGTATCTTGAAAACCAAACATCGTATGGTGAAATGCAATTCCGTAAACGTCAATTCAACTTATCGTTCACTTATCGTTTCAACAAAGGAAAAAATGACAAGGAAAAACAACAACCTAAAAAAAATCAAGAAGAAAATAATGGTGATTTCCCTGGATAA